The Scylla paramamosain isolate STU-SP2022 chromosome 20, ASM3559412v1, whole genome shotgun sequence nucleotide sequence ggcggcggcggcggcggcggcggcggctacgGTGGTGGCGGATTCGGTGGTGGATTCATTGGCGGAGGTGGCGGAGGCGGCTACGGTGGTGGATTCGGTGGTGGATTCGGTGGTGGACTCGGCGGTGGATTCGGCGGCGGCTATGGCGGCGGCTATGGCGGCGGCGGTCTTGGTGGAGGACGCATTGGTGGAGTCACGAGGGTGGTTCATGTCTCCGGAGGctacggcggcggcggcattgGCGGTGGCTTCATCGGTGgccacggcggcggcggcggcggcggcggcggcggcggaggataTTACGGCTACGGCAAATAAGACTCCCAGGCTCCTTCAGCGACAACACACTCGTGTCTTGAAAGACCTCGACCACCTGTACATAAcacactgctcctcctcctcctcctcagactgGCAcgccacacctgcaccacctgaGCGCCGCGCCCACGCGTGGTGGCGGGGACCAGGTGTGCGTCCAAAACTTACGCCGGAGAAACTACGCTGTTGGTAAAACTACAATAAAATACTTGCAACTTCCACCTCATGTTTTCCTGCGCTTGGCGTTACCTCATCTCCACCGTACGCTTAGCACTGGCGGCACAGACACCACGTGTCCACCACAACGCAGCATGTCACTCACCTGAAGATTAGGTCTATGTTATCTGCAATGTactatcacacatacacatcaaGTAAAACTTCCGGCAGCATCGGAGATATTATTAGTGAACCCGACTTCCTGAGGCGCTAGAGTACCTCCAGTCAAGTGCCCCAATCCGATGTCTGAAGTCAGAACAGGTTAACGCACAGTAAAATACTCTCGGAAATGTGGACATGGTCCATAAATACCAATAAGAGCACTCCAGGTGAGGTACAGGTAGAGACACCATTATAACAGAAGAACTCACACCAGTGTGTGTGGCGTGGGTGTACTGTAATGATGGTACGTGAAAGAGGGCCGTGTGTAGGGCGAGGTAACACTTTAGTTGAAGCATCTGTGGGAGGCGGGACGTGAAGGCACAGGCAATGCTTCACCTTGGGGGTTCATCTGACGCAGGCTGAGGCGGCCCTGGGGAGTGCAATTTGCTTGTCATTATAGAATACTGAAGGGTGGCAGAAAAACGCCATTCCAATTCAAACATCTGCCGTGGCCTGCGGTGGTGAAGGCAGAAGCACTGTTTCAATACACACACCTGCCGTGGCCTGCGCTGGTGAAGCCAGGCACTGTTTCAATACACACACCTGCCGTGGCCTGCGACCTGCCGTGGCCTGCGCTGGTGAAGACAGAGGCACTGTTTCAATACACACACCTGCCGTGGCCTGCGCTGGTGAAGACAGAGGCACTGTTTCAATACACACACCTGCCGTGGCCTGCGCTGGTGAAGACAGGCACTGTTTCAATACACACACCTGCCGTGGCCTGCGCTGGTGAAGACAGAGGCACTGTTTCACTTGTTTAGAAGGCCCAATCACTGAGCTTCTCCCACTCAGTAACTGAACACTGCAGCCTGAGGGCACATATGGGAGACCTAATTCAGTCCACCACGTGCATCATACTTGACAGGCGAGACCAGAACTCAATGTTTCCACATCAGTCCACCTGACGCCCAATCAGTCCCGTCATACCGTGCCAATGACAGGTGTGAAGCGTCTTGTAGCTACTTAACGCGAATATGCGATGATTTACAACGAATCCCTTCCCCCACCACCCGAACAGCACCATGCCCTTATAAATATGGTGCAGTAATTTACCACAGCTTTACTTCGTGGTACCGCGTCGAGGTACCAGAAGTCAGCGTGCGTAGATGTGTCCCTGTGGGCTGCAGGACGCCACAGTCCTGCAAACACTCACTCATACAGGCTGATGATGGCGATTAGGATAACTCTTCTGTCTCCATTACCATAATTGCATTGTTgtggttattttattattattattattattattattattattattattattattattattattattattattattagcattgttgtcatttttcgcatccttatcattattattagagtCACCAGTAACATCCACGCACCAACACTAAAtatgatatataaaaaaggtTAAAACAAATGTAATCacctcaaaagaaaaaaaaagaaaaaaaaaacctgagaaTGTTGAACAGAGTGCAGTATATTCTACACGGAAAAATTTTAGTCAAAAAGAATTTGAGGGGGGCAAATAATGTACTCCTTGTGTGCTATGTAATggccatccttccctctcccccttccccactgCAGTGACGCGACAACCTGCACTGAAGGCCGCCAGAGCCGCCTGCTGCTTGGCAGGTATATATGGCGCCGCCAGCCCAGGGAGGCAAGTCACTTTGGCGACTCAGTCAGCAGTGAGCAGCATGGTAAGcactctttcctccttgcttGGCCAgcagtctgctgctgctgctgctgctgctgtgcttgCAGGGGTGGAGGTTGCCTCACTCCG carries:
- the LOC135110470 gene encoding acanthoscurrin-2-like — protein: MTVLPVALGFSLMLASCSAGIIYGGHGGGGHVGGVSTRVVVSGGHGGGGGGGGGGYGGGGFGGGFIGGGGGGGYGGGFGGGFGGGLGGGFGGGYGGGYGGGGLGGGRIGGVTRVVHVSGGYGGGGIGGGFIGGHGGGGGGGGGGGGYYGYGK